Proteins encoded in a region of the Melioribacteraceae bacterium genome:
- the upp gene encoding uracil phosphoribosyltransferase produces the protein MKNLTVVSNPLVKRDVTILRDRSTEPPAFRAALSRVSYAIAIEIGNSIELIEHEVQTPLEITKGFKLKHQVVLVPVLRAGLSMVSSFLEMIPDAKVGHIGLQRDEKTLEPVDYYYKTPKNLDTSLTILLDPMLATGGSAVASFNYLKKKGASNCVLACLIAAPEGVEKMNSEHPEVPIYTAALDRQLNDQGFIMPGLGDAGDRTFGTF, from the coding sequence ATGAAAAACCTTACCGTTGTCTCCAATCCCCTTGTTAAGAGGGATGTTACAATTTTGAGAGATCGTTCTACGGAGCCGCCGGCCTTCCGAGCCGCCTTGAGCCGCGTCTCTTATGCGATTGCAATTGAAATTGGCAACAGTATCGAATTGATTGAACATGAAGTTCAAACCCCTCTCGAAATTACAAAGGGATTCAAACTTAAACACCAGGTTGTGCTTGTACCTGTCCTGCGCGCCGGATTAAGTATGGTCAGCTCATTTCTGGAAATGATTCCCGATGCAAAAGTCGGGCATATCGGCCTGCAGCGCGACGAAAAGACTCTGGAACCGGTCGACTACTATTACAAAACTCCTAAAAATCTCGATACTTCATTAACAATACTTTTGGATCCGATGCTTGCGACCGGAGGAAGCGCGGTTGCTTCTTTTAATTATTTGAAAAAGAAAGGGGCTTCGAATTGTGTGCTTGCATGTTTAATTGCGGCACCTGAAGGTGTGGAAAAAATGAATTCCGAACACCCGGAAGTGCCAATTTATACCGCTGCGCTCGATAGGCAATTAAATGACCAGGGTTTTATTATGCCCGGACTTGGAGATGCAGGGGATAGAAC